One segment of Gammaproteobacteria bacterium DNA contains the following:
- the alkB gene encoding DNA oxidative demethylase AlkB, producing the protein MTLSLFGDTEQNSAVREALCPGAVVLRNFAVRDDDTIFTALRRLAEHAPFRHMVTPGGFRMSVAMTNCGAWGWVTDRRGYRYDALDPENGKPWPAMPAVFLQLARDAAASAGFAQFEPDACLINRYEPGARMSLHQDKNERDFNAPIVSVSLGLPAVFLFGGFQRNDRPLRVPLTHGDVVVWGGSARLRYHGVMPLKAGHHPLTGGYRINLTFRKAA; encoded by the coding sequence ATGACGTTGAGTCTATTCGGAGACACCGAGCAAAACTCGGCCGTACGCGAGGCACTGTGTCCGGGTGCGGTCGTGCTGCGCAACTTTGCTGTGCGCGACGACGACACCATCTTCACTGCGCTGCGCCGCCTCGCCGAGCACGCGCCGTTTCGGCATATGGTTACACCCGGCGGCTTTCGGATGTCGGTGGCGATGACGAACTGCGGCGCCTGGGGCTGGGTGACGGACCGCCGCGGTTACCGCTACGACGCGTTAGATCCGGAAAACGGCAAACCCTGGCCGGCGATGCCGGCGGTGTTTCTACAGCTGGCACGCGATGCCGCGGCCAGCGCCGGCTTCGCGCAATTCGAGCCGGACGCCTGTCTTATTAATAGATACGAGCCCGGCGCGCGAATGTCGCTGCATCAAGACAAGAACGAGCGCGACTTCAACGCCCCCATCGTTTCGGTATCGCTTGGCCTTCCGGCCGTGTTTCTGTTCGGCGGTTTCCAACGAAACGACCGGCCGTTACGCGTGCCACTGACACACGGCGATGTGGTCGTGTGGGGCGGATCGGCGCGGCTGCGTTACCACGGCGTAATGCCGCTCAAAGCGGGACATCACCCACTGACCGGCGGGTATCGCATTAATCTTACCTTTCGCAAAGCGGCTTAA